From Alligator mississippiensis isolate rAllMis1 chromosome 9, rAllMis1, whole genome shotgun sequence, one genomic window encodes:
- the LOC132252472 gene encoding protocadherin alpha-3-like → MSAPRRGGAAGRQLLRLVLLQAAWAAGSGPLQYSVPEEAKAGTLVGRLAQDLGLEAGELAARRLRLVWKGGRDSLEVKAESGALVVQSRLDREELCGQSARCALHLEVLVDKPLRVFHVEVEIQDINDNAPVFPRTEKSLSIAESRLPGSRFQLEGASDADIGTNSLLSYKLSPSEYFSLDLQTRDKQSKALVLVLTKPLDREETPNHHLLLTATDGGKPELTGTVELVITVLDVNDNAPVFSQEVYHVQLIENVPNGTLVLQVNATDLDEGTNKDIIYSLSSATQVRSGALFRIDSNKGEIRVYGDVDFEDTNLYEIHVQAADQGQAPLSGHCRVVVALVDVNDNAPELWVTPLSVPVAEDAAPGTVVALIRARDRDSGANGAVTLWLRPEAPFRLVSSFRDSYSLVLAEALDRERVAAYEVEVRARDAGAPALGASSRLAVPVADVNDNAPAFAQAVYTAFVRENNAPGAAVLTVRARDADAGENGAVSYSVAGGGAQGRPASSLVAVEAASGRVRALQPLDYEEVQVVEFEVRAQDAGSPALWGRATVQLFVLDANDNAPAVWAPAAGAAPLLVPQSAGAGQVVAKVRAVDADSGYNAWLRYELQEPRGAGPFRVGLYSGEVRTARPLDEADGPRHSLVVLVRDHGEPALCATATLSVSLVDSAQASAAAAGAARAAAAAGAAAAAAAGPDGPLSELNAYLILAICAVCGLLVLALGLAAALRWRPRAAVLCGPGQAALVCASEVGSWSYSQRHSRQLGGGEAAGKADLMVFSPGCPPAAAAGSADKKTGGGGAGPDGSAMVRCLYSPLSLHGSQIASPLPERASGGAASPAFRSMVALIICLRFPLYVCRLMLQRKTLQSKIYHVAFP, encoded by the coding sequence ATGTCGGCGCCCAGACGAGGCGGCGCGgcggggaggcagctgctgcgtctggtgctgctgcaggcggCCTGGGCGGCGGGGAGCGGCCCGCTGCAGTACTCGGTGCCGGAGGAGGCCAAGGCCGGCACGCTGGTGGGCCGCctggcccaggacctggggctggagGCCGGGGAGCTGGCGGCGCGGAGGCTGCGGCTGGTGTGGAAGGGCGGGCGCGACTCGCTGGAGGTGAAGGCGGAGAGCGGGGCGCTGGTGGTGCAGTCGCGGCTGGACCGGGAGGAGCTGTGCGGCCAGAGCGCGCGCTGCGCCCTGCACCTGGAGGTGCTGGTGGACAAGCCGCTGCGGGTGTTTCACGTGGAGGTGGAGATTCAGGACATCAACGACAACGCGCCCGTGTTCCCCCGGACAGAGAAAAGCCTCAGTATTGCAGAATCCAGGCTGCCGGGCTCCCGCTTCCAACTAGAGGGTGCGTCTGATGCGGATATCGGCACGAACTCTCTGCTCAGCTACAAACTCAGCCCCAGCGAATATTTCTCTCTCGATTTACAAACTAGAGATAAGCAGAGTAAAGCGTTAGTGCTTGTGTTAACTAAACCTCTGGACCGCGAGGAGACTCCCAACCACCATTTGCTGCTGACGGCGACTGACGGGGGCAAACCGGAGCTGACCGGCACGGTTGAGCTGGTGATCACGGTGCTGGACGTGAACGACAACGCGCCCGTGTTCAGCCAGGAAGTTTATCATGTCCAGTTGATTGAAAATGTTCCGAATGGGACCCTGGTGCTGCAGGTGAACGCGACAGACCTGGACGAGGGAACTAACAAGGACATCATATACTCACTGAGCAGCGCTACTCAAGTCAGGTCCGGGGCCCTGTTCAGAATAGATTCGAATAAGGGAGAGATCCGGGTATATGGGGACGTGGATTTCGAGGACACGAATCTGTATGAAATTCACGTCCAGGCCGCGGATCAGGGTCAAGCTCCCCTGTCCGGACACTGCCGCGTTGTGGTGGCGCTTGTGGACGTGAACGACAACGCGCCGGAGCTGTGGGTGACGCCGCTGTCGGTGCCGGTGGCGGAGGACGCGGCGCCGGGCACGGTGGTGGCGCTGATCCGCGCGCGGGACCGGGACTCGGGCGCCAACGGGGCCGTGACGCTGTGGCTGCGGCCCGAGGCGCCGTTCCGGCTGGTGTCGAGCTTCCGCGACTCCTACTCGCTGGTGCTGGCCGAGGCGCTGGACCGGGAGCGCGTGGCGGCCTACGAGGTGGAGGTGCGGGCCCGCGACGCGGGGGCGCCGGCGCTGGGGGCCAGCAGCCGCCTGGCCGTGCCGGTGGCGGACGTGAACGACAACGCGCCCGCCTTCGCGCAGGCCGTGTACACGGCGTTCGTGCGGGAGAACAACGCGCCGGGCGCGGCGGTGCTGACGGTGCGGGCGCGGGACGCGGACGCGGGCGAGAACGGCGCCGTGAGCTACTCGGTGGCGGGGGGCGGCGCGCAGGGCAGGCCGGCGTCCAGCCTGGTGGCGGTGGAGGCGGCGAGCGGGCGCGTGCGGGCGCTGCAGCCGCTGGACTACGAGGAGGTGCAGGTGGTGGAGTTCGAGGTGCGGGCGCAGGACGCGGGCTCGCCGGCCTTGTGGGGCCGCGCCACGGTGCAGCTCTTCGTGCTGGACGCCAACGACAACGCGCCGGCCGTGTGGGCGCCGGCGGCGGGCGCGGCGCCCCTGCTGGTGCCGCAGTCGGCGGGCGCGGGGCAGGTGGTGGCCAAGGTGCGCGCCGTGGACGCGGACTCGGGCTACAACGCGTGGCTGCGCTACGAGCTGCAGGAGCCGCGCGGCGCCGGGCCCTTCCGCGTGGGGCTGTACAGCGGCGAGGTGCGCACGGCGCGGCCCCTGGACGAGGCGGACGGGCCGCGCCACagcctggtggtgctggtgcGCGACCACGGCGAGCCGGCGCTCTGCGCCACGGCCACGCTCAGCGTGTCGCTGGTGGACAGCGCGCAGGCCTCGGCCGCGGCGGCGGGGGCGGcccgagcggcggcggcggccggagcggcggcggcggcggcggccgggcccGACGGGCCGCTGTCGGAGCTGAACGCCTACTTGATCCTGGCCATCTGCGCCGTGTGCGGCCTCTTGGTgctggcgctggggctggcgGCGGCGCTGCGGTGGCGGCCGCGGGCGGCGGTGCTGTGCGGCCCGGGCCAGGCGGCGCTGGTGTGCGCCAGCGAGGTGGGCAGCTGGTCGTACTCGCAGCGCCACAGCCGCCAGCTGGGAGGCGGCGAGGCGGCGGGCAAGGCCGACCTCATGGTGTTCAGCCCCGGctgcccgcccgccgccgccgccggcagTGCGGACAAGAAGACGGGAGGCGGCGGCGCCGGCCCGGATGGAAGCGCAATGGTGAGATGTCTTTATTCGCCTCTTTCCTTGCACGGCTCCCAGATTGCTTCCCCTCTCCCGGAGCGCGCCTCAGGCGGAGCGGCTTCTCCCGCGTTTCGCTCCATGGTTGCATTGATCATTTGCTTGAGATTTCCGTTGTATGTTTGCAGATTAATGCTCCAACGCAAAACCCTACAGAGTAAAATTTACCATGTGGCCTTTCCTTAG
- the LOC132252471 gene encoding protocadherin alpha-8-like: MSAPRLGGPAGRQLLRLVLLQAAWAAGSGPLQYSVPEEAKAGTLVGRLAQDLGLEAGELAARRLRLVWKGGRDSLEVKAESGALVVQSRLDREELCGQSARCALHLEVLVDKPLRVFHVEVEIQDINDNAPVFPINEESLFIAESRLPGSRFPLEVASDADIGINALLSYKLSPSEYFSLDVQNKNEKRQSAELVLSKSLDREETPVHHLLLTATDGGKPELTGTVQLVITVLDVNDNAPVFSQAVYEVSLPEDAANGTLVINLNATDLDEGVNAEVRYSFRSLVGSRVKEKFSIDSRSGEIKVKGALDFEDMNLYEIHVQAADQGQAPLSGHCRVVVALVDVNDNAPELWVTPLSVPVAEDAAPGTVVALIRARDRDSGANGAVTLWLRPEAPFRLVSSFRDSYSLVLAEALDRERVAAYEVEVRARDAGAPALGASSRLAVPVADVNDNAPAFAQAVYTAFVRENNAPGAAVLTVRARDADAGENGAVSYSVAGGGAQGRPASSLVAVEAASGRVRALQPLDYEEVQVVEFEVRAQDAGSPALWGRATVQLFVLDANDNAPAVWAPAAGAAPLLVPQSAGAGQVVAKVRAVDADSGYNAWLRYELQEPRGAGPFRVGLYSGEVRTARPLDEADGPRHSLVVLVRDHGEPALCATATLSVSLVDSAQASAAAAGAARAAAAAGAAAAAAAGPDGPLSELNAYLILAICAVCGLLVLALGLAAALRWRPRAAVLCGPGQAALVCASEVGSWSYSQRHSRQLGGGEAAGKADLMVFSPGCPPAAAAGSADKKTGGGGAGPDGSAMVRCLYSPLSLHGSQIASPLPERASGGAASPAFRSMVALIICLRFPLYVCRLMLQRKTLQSKFYHVAFP, encoded by the coding sequence ATGTCGGCGCCCAGACTAGGCGGCCCGgcggggaggcagctgctgcgtctggtgctgctgcaggcggCCTGGGCGGCGGGGAGCGGCCCGCTGCAGTACTCGGTGCCGGAGGAGGCCAAGGCCGGCACGCTGGTGGGTCGCctggcccaggacctggggctggagGCCGGGGAGCTGGCGGCGCGGAGGCTGCGGCTGGTGTGGAAGGGCGGGCGCGACTCGCTGGAGGTGAAGGCGGAGAGCGGGGCGCTGGTGGTGCAGTCGCGGCTGGACCGGGAGGAGCTGTGCGGCCAGAGCGCGCGCTGCGCCCTGCACCTGGAGGTGCTGGTGGACAAGCCGCTGCGGGTGTTTCACGTGGAGGTGGAGATTCAGGACATCAACGACAACGCGCCCGTGTTCCCGATAAATGAGGAATCTTTATTTATTGCCGAATCGAGACTGCCGGGCTCGCGCTTCCCACTAGAAGTCGCGTCTGATGCGGATATCGGCATTAACGCCCTGCTCAGCTACAAACTCAGCCCCAGCGAATATTTCTCTCTGGATGTACAGAATAAAAATGAGAAACGTCAGTCCGCAGAACTTGTGCTAAGTAAGTCTCTCGACCGCGAGGAGACCCCCGTGCACCACTTGCTCCTGACGGCGACTGATGGGGGCAAACCGGAGCTGACGGGCACTGTTCAGCTGGTGATCACGGTGCTGGACGTGAACGACAACGCGCCCGTGTTCAGCCAGGCGGTTTATGAAGTGAGTTTGCCGGAGGACGCAGCTAACGGGACCTTAGTCATAAATCTGAACGCCACAGACTTGGACGAAGGGGTTAATGCGGAGGTGCGTTATTCGTTCAGGAGCTTGGTCGGATCCAGGGTAAAAGAAAAATTCAGCATAGATTCGCGCAGCGGAGAGATCAAAGTGAAAGGAGCATTGGATTTCGAGGACATGAATCTGTATGAAATTCACGTCCAGGCCGCGGATCAGGGTCAAGCTCCCCTGTCCGGACACTGCCGCGTTGTGGTGGCGCTTGTGGACGTGAACGACAACGCGCCGGAGCTGTGGGTGACGCCGCTGTCGGTGCCGGTGGCGGAGGACGCGGCGCCGGGCACGGTGGTGGCGCTGATCCGCGCGCGGGACCGGGACTCGGGCGCCAACGGGGCCGTGACGCTGTGGCTGCGGCCCGAGGCGCCGTTCCGGCTGGTGTCGAGCTTCCGCGACTCCTACTCGCTGGTGCTGGCCGAGGCGCTGGACCGGGAGCGCGTGGCGGCCTACGAGGTGGAGGTGCGGGCCCGCGACGCGGGGGCGCCGGCGCTGGGGGCCAGCAGCCGCCTGGCCGTGCCGGTGGCGGACGTGAACGACAACGCGCCCGCCTTCGCGCAGGCCGTGTACACGGCGTTCGTGCGGGAGAACAACGCGCCGGGCGCGGCGGTGCTGACGGTGCGGGCGCGGGACGCGGACGCGGGCGAGAACGGCGCCGTGAGCTACTCGGTGGCGGGGGGCGGCGCGCAGGGCAGGCCGGCGTCCAGCCTGGTGGCGGTGGAGGCGGCGAGCGGGCGCGTGCGGGCGCTGCAGCCGCTGGACTACGAGGAGGTGCAGGTGGTGGAGTTCGAGGTGCGGGCGCAGGACGCGGGCTCGCCGGCCTTGTGGGGCCGCGCCACGGTGCAGCTCTTCGTGCTGGACGCCAACGACAACGCGCCGGCCGTGTGGGCGCCGGCGGCGGGCGCGGCGCCCCTGCTGGTGCCGCAGTCGGCGGGCGCGGGGCAGGTGGTGGCCAAGGTGCGCGCCGTGGACGCGGACTCGGGCTACAACGCGTGGCTGCGCTACGAGCTGCAGGAGCCGCGCGGCGCCGGGCCCTTCCGCGTGGGGCTGTACAGCGGCGAGGTGCGCACGGCGCGGCCCCTGGACGAGGCGGACGGGCCGCGCCACagcctggtggtgctggtgcGCGACCACGGCGAGCCGGCGCTCTGCGCCACGGCCACGCTCAGCGTGTCGCTGGTGGACAGCGCGCAGGCCTCGGCCGCGGCGGCGGGGGCGGcccgagcggcggcggcggccggagcggcggcggcggcggcggccgggcccGACGGGCCGCTGTCGGAGCTGAACGCCTACTTGATCCTGGCCATCTGCGCCGTGTGCGGCCTCTTGGTgctggcgctggggctggcgGCGGCGCTGCGGTGGCGGCCGCGGGCGGCGGTGCTGTGCGGCCCGGGCCAGGCGGCGCTGGTGTGCGCCAGCGAGGTGGGCAGCTGGTCGTACTCGCAGCGCCACAGCCGCCAGCTGGGAGGCGGCGAGGCGGCGGGCAAGGCCGACCTCATGGTGTTCAGCCCCGGctgcccgcccgccgccgccgccggcagTGCGGACAAGAAGACGGGAGGCGGCGGCGCCGGCCCGGATGGAAGCGCAATGGTGAGATGTCTTTATTCGCCTCTTTCCTTGCACGGCTCCCAGATTGCTTCCCCTCTCCCGGAGCGCGCCTCAGGCGGAGCGGCTTCTCCCGCGTTTCGCTCCATGGTTGCATTGATCATTTGCTTGAGATTTCCGTTGTATGTTTGCAGATTAATGCTCCAACGCAAAACCCTACAGAGTAAATTTTACCATGTGGCCTTTCCTTAG